The following are from one region of the Achromobacter xylosoxidans genome:
- the kdpF gene encoding K(+)-transporting ATPase subunit F — MNWLYWLSGLTAALLFVYLLVALFKPEKF; from the coding sequence ATGAACTGGCTCTATTGGCTGAGCGGCCTGACGGCCGCCCTGTTGTTCGTGTACCTGCTGGTCGCGCTGTTCAAACCGGAGAAATTCTGA
- a CDS encoding sodium:solute symporter family protein yields MPFFSGDTPQQFRVRLRRIYVLYTAGFALMILLMALAEILGMPRNWIGYVFLLVTVSLYAGIGIVCRTSDQVEYYVAGRRVPAIYNGMATAADWMSVASFIGVAGTLYLTGYGGLAYIMGWTGGYVLVAMLLAPYLRRFGQYTIPDFMGARYGGNMPRLAGVACAILCSFTYLVAQIYGVGIITTRMTGISFELGIFVALGGMLVCSFLGGMRAVTWTQVGQYIILVIAYLVPVVWLSIKHTNMPVPQLSAGVVLQQVTEKEVYLQNDPSEIEVRRLWQERADEMGRRMAALPESWTLEKDKLRSRLAQLTANDAPMVEIRSAERELAGYPAGVEEARIAWAQAKAAFEARAAPATPHAEPFPSKDPEEQRNMRVNFLALVLCLMLGTAGMPHILMRSYTTPSVIEARKSVCWSLLFILLLYFMAPALALLVKYEVYTQVVGSSFLSLPNWVHAWSAVDSNLLDVTDVNRDGIVQLSEISMGADVVVLAMPEIGGLPYVISALVAAGGLAAALSTADGLLLTLSNSLSHDMWYRMVSPRMSAARRVMVSKILLLLVAFGAAWVAARKPADILFMVSAAFSFAASSFFPALVMGVFWRRANKWGATLGMAAGLAATFAYMTHTHPWLREWVLGISRTQPVDLWWGIQPIAAGVFGAPVAFLTIIVVSLLTPPPDRATLALVDYLRHPGAPKPQGERG; encoded by the coding sequence ATGCCGTTTTTCAGCGGAGACACGCCCCAGCAATTCAGAGTCCGGTTGCGCCGCATCTACGTGCTGTACACGGCGGGATTCGCGTTGATGATCCTGTTGATGGCGCTGGCCGAGATCCTGGGCATGCCGCGCAACTGGATCGGCTATGTGTTCCTGCTGGTCACGGTCAGCCTGTACGCCGGCATCGGCATCGTCTGCCGGACCTCGGATCAGGTGGAGTACTACGTGGCGGGCCGGCGGGTGCCCGCGATCTACAACGGCATGGCCACGGCCGCCGACTGGATGTCGGTGGCCTCCTTCATCGGCGTGGCCGGCACGCTCTACCTGACGGGCTATGGCGGGCTGGCCTACATCATGGGCTGGACCGGCGGCTATGTGCTGGTGGCGATGCTGCTGGCGCCTTATCTGCGCCGCTTCGGCCAATACACCATTCCCGACTTCATGGGCGCGCGCTATGGCGGCAATATGCCGCGCCTGGCGGGCGTGGCCTGCGCCATACTCTGTTCCTTCACCTACCTGGTGGCGCAGATCTACGGCGTGGGCATCATCACCACGCGCATGACCGGCATCTCCTTCGAGCTCGGCATCTTCGTGGCGCTGGGCGGCATGCTGGTCTGTTCGTTCCTGGGCGGCATGCGCGCAGTCACCTGGACGCAGGTGGGGCAGTACATCATCCTGGTCATCGCCTATCTGGTGCCTGTGGTCTGGCTGTCCATCAAGCACACCAACATGCCCGTGCCGCAGCTGTCGGCCGGCGTGGTGCTGCAGCAGGTGACCGAAAAAGAGGTCTACCTGCAGAACGACCCGTCCGAAATCGAGGTGCGCAGGCTGTGGCAGGAGCGCGCCGACGAGATGGGTCGCCGGATGGCGGCATTGCCCGAATCCTGGACACTGGAAAAGGACAAGCTGCGCAGCCGGCTGGCGCAGTTGACTGCGAACGATGCGCCCATGGTCGAGATCCGCTCGGCAGAGCGCGAGCTGGCGGGCTATCCCGCCGGCGTGGAAGAGGCGCGTATCGCCTGGGCGCAGGCCAAGGCCGCGTTCGAGGCGCGAGCGGCGCCGGCCACGCCGCATGCGGAACCGTTTCCGTCCAAGGATCCAGAAGAGCAGCGCAACATGCGCGTCAATTTCCTGGCGCTGGTGCTTTGCCTGATGCTGGGCACTGCGGGCATGCCGCACATCCTGATGCGTTCATACACGACGCCCTCGGTCATCGAGGCGCGCAAATCGGTGTGCTGGTCGCTGCTGTTCATCCTGCTGCTGTATTTCATGGCGCCGGCGCTGGCGCTGCTGGTGAAGTACGAGGTCTATACCCAGGTGGTGGGGTCCAGCTTTCTTAGCCTGCCCAACTGGGTGCATGCCTGGAGCGCCGTCGACAGCAATCTGCTGGACGTGACCGACGTCAACCGCGACGGCATCGTGCAGTTGAGCGAGATCAGCATGGGCGCCGACGTGGTGGTGCTGGCCATGCCGGAAATCGGCGGACTGCCCTACGTGATATCGGCCCTGGTGGCGGCGGGCGGGCTGGCCGCGGCGCTGTCCACCGCCGACGGCCTGTTGCTGACCCTGTCCAACTCCCTGTCGCACGACATGTGGTATCGCATGGTGTCGCCGCGCATGTCGGCGGCGCGCCGCGTGATGGTGTCCAAGATTCTGCTGCTGCTGGTGGCCTTCGGCGCCGCCTGGGTGGCGGCGCGCAAGCCCGCGGACATTCTCTTCATGGTGTCGGCCGCGTTTTCCTTTGCGGCGTCATCCTTTTTCCCGGCGTTGGTCATGGGCGTGTTCTGGCGCCGCGCCAACAAATGGGGCGCGACGCTGGGCATGGCGGCCGGGCTGGCGGCGACGTTCGCCTACATGACGCACACGCATCCCTGGTTGCGCGAATGGGTGCTGGGCATTTCACGCACCCAGCCCGTGGACCTGTGGTGGGGCATCCAGCCGATCGCGGCGGGCGTGTTCGGCGCGCCGGTGGCTTTCCTGACGATCATCGTGGTGTCGCTGCTGACGCCGCCGCCGGACCGCGCCACGCTGGCGCTGGTGGACTACCTGCGCCATCCGGGCGCGCCCAAGCCGCAGGGCGAACGCGGCTAA
- a CDS encoding DUF4212 domain-containing protein, translated as MSESRLSSSTPATTPYWRRNLWLILVLLVVWAALTFIPAFFARSLNFDFIGWPFAFWMAAYGAPLAYLVIIGIYARIMNRADERSEDVGGHR; from the coding sequence ATGTCGGAATCGCGCCTTTCATCCTCGACACCCGCCACGACTCCCTATTGGCGCCGCAACTTGTGGCTGATCCTGGTGTTGCTCGTCGTATGGGCCGCACTGACCTTCATTCCCGCTTTTTTTGCCCGCAGCCTGAATTTCGATTTCATCGGCTGGCCGTTCGCGTTCTGGATGGCCGCCTATGGCGCGCCGCTGGCCTACCTGGTCATCATCGGCATCTACGCCCGGATCATGAATCGCGCCGATGAGCGCTCCGAAGATGTGGGAGGGCACCGCTGA